The following proteins are co-located in the Marinomonas profundi genome:
- the def gene encoding peptide deformylase has protein sequence MAVLTVLEYPDKRLRTIAKPITEFTDELQTQIDDMLDTMYDENGLGLAATQVDYHYRLVVMDFSEERNEPIVFINPEFVVLDDEPNECQEGCLSVPGFYEHIYRAAKVRVKALDRHGKPFELEVDELMAVCVQHEVDHLDGKLMVDYLSPLKRNRIKSKLEKAHKLAQKQG, from the coding sequence ATGGCTGTTTTGACTGTACTTGAATACCCAGATAAACGCTTACGCACCATTGCGAAGCCCATTACCGAATTCACTGACGAGCTGCAAACTCAAATCGACGACATGCTTGATACCATGTATGACGAAAATGGTTTGGGCTTAGCGGCGACGCAAGTGGATTATCATTATCGCCTTGTGGTGATGGATTTCTCTGAAGAACGTAACGAGCCCATCGTTTTTATTAACCCTGAATTTGTCGTCCTAGACGACGAGCCAAACGAATGCCAAGAAGGCTGTTTGTCGGTTCCGGGTTTTTACGAGCACATTTATCGTGCGGCCAAAGTACGCGTCAAAGCACTCGACCGTCATGGCAAGCCCTTTGAACTGGAAGTGGACGAGCTGATGGCGGTGTGCGTACAACACGAAGTGGATCACCTTGACGGCAAGTTGATGGTGGATTATTTGTCGCCATTAAAACGTAACCGCATCAAGAGCAAGCTTGAAAAAGCCCACAAGCTAGCGCAGAAACAAGGTTAG